A stretch of the Glycine soja cultivar W05 chromosome 13, ASM419377v2, whole genome shotgun sequence genome encodes the following:
- the LOC114381909 gene encoding protein CHROMATIN REMODELING 8 — translation MEEEEDRILLSSLGVKSANPEDIERDVLEKATRNDLVTVTEVEGSAKEERSDLPENVDPSANDKAELRQKLRAVQFEIDAVASAVERLSNVEDNEECSDAGEDSPGRGTAEGESDGNSNLQRALAADRLRSLEKTKAQLEKELLDLFKDDDSKSAEHEELVLSLVKEERKSKRKVKEDKKLNKSAGKRPKKVSFDDDADFDAVLDAASAGFVETERDELVRKGILTPFHKLEGFERRFQQPETSTSHNAAEEENDSDLASASIERAARSMSEAARSRPTTKLLEPEAAPKLDAPTIPFRRLKKPLKSSKPLDVELNKDSKRKKRRPLPGRKWTKRVSCEDSHPEESENTNGCLDSSSCENLEEQDVELDDQESSYVTLEGGLKIPDNIFEALFDYQKVGVQWLWELHCQRAGGIIGDEMGLGKTVQVLSFLGALHFSGMYKPSIIVCPVTLLRQWKREAKKWYPKFHVELLHDSAQDSAPRKKRAKSEETDYESNSKSDSDYEKSVASKSTRKWESLINRVMRSESGLLITTYEQLRILGEQLLDIQWGYAVLDEGHRIRNPNAEVTLVCKQLQTVHRIIMTGAPIQNKLTELWSLFDFVFPGKLGVLPVFEAEFSVPISVGGYANASPLQVSTAYRCAVVLRDLIMPYLLRRMKADVNAQLPKKTEHVLFCSLTSEQVSAYRAFLASTDVEQILDGHRNSLYGIDVMRKICNHPDLLERDHAFNDPDYGNPERSGKMKVVAQVLNVWKEQGHRVLLFTQTQQMLNIFENFLTTSGHIYRRMDGLTPVKQRMALIDEFNDSSEIFIFILTTKVGGLGTNLTGANRVIIFDPDWNPSTDMQARERAWRIGQKRDVTVYRLITRGTIEEKVYHRQIYKHFLTNKILKNPQQKRFFKARDMKDLFTLNVDGETGSTETSNIFSQISEEVNVIGTYKENKDKYKHSQTAELVSEDVAVGNDDKSERGSLRGKGKEKVEHEHSKGVGEETNILKSLFDANGIHSAMNHDLIMNAHDEEKIRLEEQASQVAQRAAEALRQSRMLRSHDSVSVPTWTGRSGTAGAPSSVKRKFGSTVNPQLVNNSKASDELPNKGTNKINGFAAAGASAGKALSSAELLAQIRGNQEKAIGAGLEHQFGVSSSSTNQPRSGDVRSSRATENSSVQPEVLIRKICTFIQQRGGSSDSASIVQYFKDRIPSKDLALFKNLLKEIATLHKGSNGSYWVLKPDYQF, via the exons ATGGAGGAAGAGGAGGATCGAATTTTGCTCTCTAGTTTGGGTGTAAAGTCTGCCAATCCCGAAGACATCGAGCGCGACGTTTTGGAAAAG GCTACTAGGAATGATTTAGTGACCGTTACTGAAGTCGAAGGTAGCGCCAAGGAAGAGCGTTCTGATTTACCTGAAAATGTTGATCCATCGGCTAATGATAAAGCTGAACTTCGTCAGAAGTTGAGAGCTGTTCAATTTGAAATTGACGCGGTTGCCTCCGCCGTTGAACGGTTGAGTAATGTTGAAGATAATGAAGAATGTAGTGATGCTGGTGAGGACAGCCCAGGGCGAGGGACCGCCGAGGGTGAGTCCGATGGCAATTCGAACCTTCAGCGTGCTCTTGCTGCCGATAGGCTGAGGAGCCTGGAGAAGACGAAAGCTCAACTAGAGAAAGAGCTTTTGGATTTGTTCAAGGATGATGACTCCAAAAGTGCTGAGCATGAAGAATTGGTCCTTAGTTTAGTTAAGGAAGAACGGAAATCAAAGAGAAAGGTTAAAGAggataaaaaattgaacaaaagtGCAGGAAAGCGGCCTAAGAAAGTCTCGTTTGATGACGATGCTGATTTTGATGCTGTTCTGGATGCAGCCTCTGCAGGCTTTGTTGAAACA GAAAGGGATGAACTGGTGAGAAAAGGAATTTTAACTCCTTTTCATAAGTTGGAGGGCTTCGAGCGCCGCTTTCAACAACCTGAAACATCAACTAGTCATAATGCAGCTGAGGAAGAAAATGACAGTGACCTCGCTTCTGCCAGTATTGAAAGAGCTGCCAGATCCATGTCTGAGGCAGCAAGATCTCGCCCAACCACCAAGTTACTTGAGCCTGAAGCTGCACCAAAGCTTGATGCGCCCACTATTCCTTTTCGCAGGCTCAAGAAACCACTAAAATCTTCCAAACCTCTAGATGTGGAGCTGAATAAAgattcaaaaaggaaaaagaggcgGCCTCTGCCTGGTAGGAAATGGACCAAGCGTGTTTCTTGTGAGGATTCACATCCGGAAGAAAGTG aaaacACGAATGGTTGCTTGGATTCTTCAAGTTGTGAAAATTTAGAAGAACAAGATGTTGAACTTGATGATCAGGAATCTTCTTATGTAACATTAGAAGGTGGGCTGAAAATCCCTGATAACATATTTGAAGCTCTGTTTGACTATCAAAAGGTCGGTGTTCAGTGGCTGTGGGAATTGCATTGCCAAAGAGCTGGTGGAATTATTGGCGATGAGATGGGGCTTGGTAAAACTGTTCAGGTCTTGTCATTTCTTGGTGCATTGCATTTTAGTGGCATGTACAAACCCAGCATTATTGTCTGTCCCGTTACACTCTTGCGACAGTGGAAAAGGGAAGCTAAAAAGTGGTACCCAAAATTCCATGTAGAGCTTTTACATGATTCTGCTCAAGATTCTGCTCCAAGAAAGAAGCGAGCTAAATCTGAAGAAACAGACTATGAAAGCAATAGTAAAAGTGATAGTGATTATGAGAAAAGTGTGGCATCTAAAAGTACAAGAAAATGGGAATCCCTGATAAATCGTGTCATGAGATCAGAATCTGGATTACTTATCACCACTTATGAGCAGCTCAGAATATTGGGGGAGCAGCTGCTTGACATTCAATGGGGTTATGCAGTTCTTGATGAAGGGCATAGAATAAGGAATCCAAATGCTGAAGTTACCCTTGTTTGCAAACAGCTACAGACTGTACACCGCATTATAATGACTGGTGCACCTATTCAGAACAAACTGACAGAACTGTGGTCattgtttgattttgttttccCTGGAAAATTGGGTGTTTTGCCTGTATTTGAAGCTGAATTTTCTGTTCCTATATCAGTTGGTGGATATGCAAATGCTTCACCATTGCAAGTATCCACAGCATACAG GTGTGCTGTGGTGCTGCGCGATTTAATCATGCCTTACCTTCTACGACGAATGAAGGCTGATGTGAATGCCcaacttccaaagaaaactgAGCATGTTCTATTTTGCAGCCTTACATCAGAGCAAGTATCTGCTTATAGAGCATTTTTAGCTAGCACTGATGTGGAGCAAATATTGGATGGACACAGGAACTCTCTTTATGGAATTGATGTGATGCGCAAGATCTGCAACCACCCTGATCTGCTTGAAAGGGATCATGCCTTCAATGATCCAGATTATGGAAATCCAGAACGTAGTGGGAAAATGAAAGTTGTAGCTCAAGTGCTTAATGTTTGGAAGGAACAGGGTCACCGTGTTCtcctttttactcaaacccaaCAAATGCTTAacatttttgagaattttttgacTACTTCTGGTCACATTTATCGGAGAATGGATGGTCTCACTCCTGTAAAACAGAGAATGGCTTTAATAGATGAATTTAATGATTCaagtgaaatatttattttcattttaacaacCAAAGTTGGGGGGTTGGGGACGAATCTTACAGGTGCAAATAGGGTGATCATCTTCGACCCTGACTGGAATCCTTCAACTGATATGCAG GCTAGAGAGCGTGCATGGCGTATTGGTCAGAAGCGGGATGTGACAGTGTATAGGTTGATCACGCGTGGAACTATAGAGGAGAAAGTGTATCACCGTCAGATTTACAAACATTTTCTTACCAATAAGATATTGAAGAACCCACAGCAGAAAAGGTTCTTTAAAGCCCGGGATATGAAAGATCTTTTCACACTTAATGTGGATGGAGAAACTGGGTCAACTGAAACGTCAAATATTTTCAGTCAAATATCTGAAGAAGTCAATGTCATTGGgacatataaagaaaataaggatAAGTATAAACATAGCCAAACTGCTGAACTGGTTTCTGAAGATGTTGCAGTTGGTAATGATGACAAATCAGAGAGAGGGTCTTTGAGAGGAAAGGGGAAAGAGAAGGTTGAACACGAACATAGTAAAGGGGTTGGTGAAGAAACAAATATATTGAAAAGCCTTTTTGATGCCAATGGGATACAT AGTGCCATGAACCATGATTTGATCATGAATGCCCATGATGAGGAGAAGATTAGACTTGAGGAGCAAGCATCCCAGGTTGCACAAAGAGCTGCAGAAGCTTTACGTCAGTCACGAATGCTCCGAAGCCATGATAGCGTATCTGTTCCGACATGGACAGGAAGGTCAGGAACTGCTGGTGCACCATCGTCTGTCAAGCGGAAGTTTGGATCAACTGTGAATCCCCAGTTGGTAAATAATAGCAAAGCATCTGACGAATTACCCAACAAGGGAACTAACAAGATCAATGGATTTGCTGCTGCTGGGGCATCTGCTGGTAAAGCATTATCTTCAGCCGAACTATTGGCTCAAATTCGAGGTAACCAAGAGAAAGCCATTGGTGCTGGGCTTGAACATCAGTTTGGTGTGTCGTCAAGTTCCACTAATCAACCAAGATCTGGAGATGTTAGATCTTCCAGGGCTACTGAAAATTCATCTGTACAACCTGAAGTATTGATTCGGAAAATCTGTACTTTTATACAACAGCGAGGTGGCAGTTCCGATTCAGCCAGCATAGTTCAGTATTTCAAGGACCGTATTCCCTCGAAAGATCTTGCGCTGTTCAAGAATCTTTTAAAGGAAATTGCGACTCTGCATAAAGGATCAAATGGATCCTATTGGGTTCTGAAACCAGACTATCAATTCTGA
- the LOC114382593 gene encoding ABC transporter I family member 21-like: MNSSLSGNGGSTTMAAENEDSCGIRVTGMQFSYDVQQPPLFLDFNLNVSPGSRCLLVGANGSGKTTLLKILAGKHMVGGRDVVRVLSGSAFHDTQLVCSGDLAYLGGSWSKNVGSAGEIPLQGDFSAEHMIFGVEGADPERRDKLIELLDIDLQWRMHKVSDGQRRRVQICLGLLHPYKVLLLDEVTVDLDVVTRMDLLDFFKEECEQREAIIVYATHIFDGLETWATHLAYIQDGELRRAEKISNVNELKSSTNLLSVVEAWLRAETKLEKKNPVQKTSVASSPFFSSRHMAYYR, translated from the exons ATGAATAGCTCCCTCTCTGGCAATGGTGGTTCCACAACAATGGCGGCAGAAAACGAAGATTCCTGCGGAATCCGCGTCACCGGCATGCAATTCTCCTACGACGTGCAGCAACCGCCGCTCTTCCTCGACTTCAACCTCAACGTCTCTCCCGGATCCCGCTGCCTCCTCGTCGGTGCCAATGGATCCG GAAAGACGACTTTGCTGAAGATTCTGGCGGGGAAGCACATGGTTGGAGGAAGAGACGTTGTGCGCGTCTTGAGTGGTTCCGCTTTTCACGACACTCAGCTCGTTTGTAGCGGAGATCTCGCTTATTTGGGCGGATCTTGGAGCAAAAACGTTGGCTCCGCT GGAGAAATTCCGCTCCAAGGAGACTTCTCTGCTGAACATATGATCTTTGGAG TTGAGGGTGCTGATCCAGAAAGGAGAGATAAGTTAATTGAGCTGCTTGATATTGATCTACAGTGGCGAATGCATAAGGTATCTGATGGGCAGCGGCGTCGAGTGCAAATCtgtcttggtcttcttcatccGTACAAG GTTCTCTTGCTGGATGAGGTTACTGTGGATCTGGATGTTGTTACTCGGATGGATTTATTGGACTTCTTTAAGGAAGAATGTGAACAG AGAGAAGCTATAATCGTATATGCAACTCATATTTTTGATGGACTGGAGACATGGGCAACTCATTTGGCATACATACAAGATGGTGAACTGAGAAGAgcagaaaaaatatcaaatgttAACGAGTTGAAATCTTCAACTAATCTGCTGTCTGTTGTTGAGGCCTGGCTTCGCGCTGAAACAAAGCTTGAAAAGAAGAACCCTGTCCAAAAGACTTCTGTTGCCAGTTCTCCTTTCTTTTCATCTAGACACATGGCATACTATAGATAG